DNA from Leptospira bandrabouensis:
TTCTGGAGCTGTGGCAGAACGAATTAAATTTCATTCCTTCCTTATCTTCTCCTTTATCCTTGTTGCCGTTATGTATCCATTCACAGGTCATTGGGTTTGGGGCGGTGGATGGATTTCCGCACTTGGTTTCCATGACTTTGCTGGATCTACCGTAGTACACTCGGTAGGCGGATGGGCTGCTCTTGCTGGTGCCATCGTTCTTGGTGCAAGGAAAGGAAAATTTTTACCAGATGGTCGAATCAAACCAATCCTTGGTCACAACATGACTTCAGCGGCACTGGGAACACTCATTCTTTGGCTCGGTTGGTTTGGGTTTAACCCAGGTTCTACTATGGGTGTAGGCGACGGAAGTGTAATGGCACATGTGATTGTGACTACAAACATTTCAGCAGCTCTTGGTGCACTTGCGTCCACAGTGACTGCTTGGATCATTTTGAAAAAACCTGATCTTGGTATGATTCTGAACGGGACACTTGCAGGTCTTGTTGGTATCACTGCTCCTTGCGCAATTGTTAGTCCAACATCTGCGGCCATCATCGGCGCTGTATCTGGAATCTTAGTAGTATTGTCTGTTCTTTTCTTTGACAAAATTAAAATTGATGACCCGGTAGGAGCAACTTCTGTTCACTTAGTCTGTGGTATTTGGGGAACACTAGCAGTGGCAATCTTCGGTTATGAAGGTGCACCAGCTGGAGTAGAGGTTCCTTCTATCTTAACACAACTTTACGGAATCTTAGCAATCGGTGGATTCACATTTGTTGTTTCTTTCGTGTTGTGGTATGTGTTGAAACTTGCTGGCGGAATCCGAGTGAGTGAAGAAGAAGAACTCAGTGGTTTGGATCTTGGGGAACACGGAGCAGAAGCTTACCCTGATTTCAATATCCGAGCTCGTGGTTAAGGGAATAGGAGTATAACATTATGAAAATGATCATTGCAATCATCCAACCACATAAGTTGGAAGAAGTTAAAGCAGAATTAACTAAAAACGAAATTTACCGTCTAACAGTATCGGACGTTCAAGGTTACGGACAACAAAAAGGGAAAACAGAAGTTTTTCGTGGTCACGAATATACTGTGAACTTACTTAGAAAAGTTCGATTGGAAATTGCCGTTAACGATGAATTCGTAAAACCTACTGTTGATGCAATTCTTAAGGCAGCAAAAAGTGGTGACGGAAAAATCGGAGATGGTAAGATCTTTATCTCACCTCTCGAAGAAGTCATTCGAATCAGAACTGGCGAAAAAGGAAAAAGCGCCATTTAAAACTTCCTTTTTGCAAAGGAAAAATCGGAAAACGTGTGGGGAATTTTCCCTACACGTTTTTTACGTTTTATCTTGATATAACAGTGACTAAATTCTCTGTTTCTTTCAAGTAAGGTAATATATCGGAAAAATTAAACCTGAGACCAGCTTTACGGTAACGGTTTATCAACCGAACAAATGGAATCGATTGTTCGTTGAACTCTACAGAGTCGATGATTGCATTTTCAGATTCAACTATGTAGGTAATACAGATATTTTTACCCATCAAGGTAAGATTCCATGTTAATCCACTTAAATCTTTAGGAAGAACTGGATCCAACTCGATTGCATTTGAAAAAACTTTAATCCCAAGCAAACACTCGTAAACTAATTTGATATAAATTCCGGGACCGCTGGAATAAACTCGCCATCCTCCTTCCAAAGGAATTTTTCCAGATATTAGTTTTTTGTAATCTTTGCCTGCTTCATAACGATCCAAGAATAAACCATCAGAACTCGAATAATAACAGTTAGATTGTCTTCTGTTTGCGGACGGAATTTTATTTTTGATTCCAATCGGATTTACTAAATTCAAATAATATAAAAGTTCTTCCGATTTACCTAGATGTGCCAATGCTTCACAATAACGTAGATGGGCATGGGTATACATGAGTCCGATTTCGCGACCAAAGTAACTGGCAGTTTCGGCACGTTTGAACTCTTTAGTTTCTCCATCTGAGTAAGAGATTGGAACATCAAAAAGCCGGACACCATCTGGGCCCATAAGCCATTCTTTGATAAGAGATAGGTGGGTTTCCACTTCCTTGTTATCTAAAATTTCAGACAAAATTCCATAAATCATAGGAAGGACACTATAACGAACTCCCGTTTTGTTGTCTTTCGGATGTAAGTAAAATTCTCTGGAATTTCCCTCACCAAAATATCTTAAACCGGAGAGGACAGAATCATCCATACAATGTTCTTTGATATTTTGATTTATAGTTTCTAATTCGGCTTGGTAGAGTTCTATATTTTTTCTATCGCCTGTTAGCTGATAGATTTTAATAAGTGCTTGGTAGGTGAGAGATTGTAATTCAGCTGTCCATGTGCTAACAACCTTTGTCCGAAATTCCTCGCTTACGGGTTGTAAGGAATCATTCCAATCGCCATTACCGTATATAGGAAGTTTTGTTCCCAAAACCAAGCGACTGTTAATTAAAGTTACTGCCTGATTGACTGCAGCAAGTATCGTTATAGGTTTTTGCCTTTGGGGTCCGCTTGTAGTTTCTTTCAAAAAATTTATATCTTGGGTTCGTTCTAAGTAAGAAGTTAGACTTAGTATAGGCCAATATACAATGTCTCCGTGAGAGTCAGCGGCTCTTATCGCTTTATCCCGAGGATAAAGCATAAACCACTGGGGCCAATCTCCATCTTCATTCTGTTCTTGGAATATATTTAAAAGTATGTTGCGGCAAGAATCAAAGTCACCAGTTGCAAGTAAAAATTCAAAAGCACCTTGGCATACATCTCTTGTGCCCCAACCCCCTCCCGAATATTGTTCCAGACCTCTTGGATTCAAATAATGGATGAGAGCATTTTGTTCAAACCAAGGAAGGATTTCTTGAATTTGTTTGATCGATTGCATTGACTTGTTATCCAATTTTTCCTCTTTGAAAGATGGAAAAAAAGTCAGTTTTTGGTTTTTTATCGCTAAACTTTCTTGTTGAGATTCATTTAAGTTTCCTTGGATTGTAAATTGGAAACTATCATTTATGGATACTTTGGCGGTAAGATATGACTGGCCTTTCGATTTACCGTCCAGGTATAAAAAACGATCATCAGCGATTTCCCAAGTATTGAGTTCTTCAGAGATAATTTTAAAACCTTTTCCATCTAATCTCTGATAAAGATTGGATTTTGGGTTTGGTTCTATTCGAAGTTCATTTTTGTTTTGAATTACCTTTGGTGGTAATTCTAAGGCACCGTTATCTCCATCGAGTGCGATATGAAAGGAAAATAAAAATTTTTTGGATGTTTTAGTATTAGTTTTTAATTTAAATTTTATTTTATGGTCGAAAGTTGTTTCCACTTGCACCCTAATTTCTTCAGCATTCCATTTGTAAATCCATTCCAAGTGATTTGGTTTCATTGCAAAAACAGAAGGTGAGTCTAAGAGAAAAAAATCTGAATGATCTTCCAAAAAAATCCGAAATCCATAAGACTGAAATAACCCAAGATAGCTGTGGTTACGCGATATGTATTGGTTAATACTTGAATGACCTTCGGTAAGTTGGGATAAAAATATGCCTTTCATATAACAAGTAACAGTAAGGGAAGATTCGTCTGGAACCATCGGTAGGCCGGTTCTTAGAATTTGTCCGTGAGGGCGTAAACAAAGAGATTCCTTCTCTTTTAATACAACGTGCGTTGATTCATCGGTAAAAAAAGATAAAATGGAGCTTGATTCCCTTTTTTCAACCTCTCGCCAAGGATCAGGAAAAAATGATTTTAGTTCCATTTCGTTTAAACTATCACCTTGTATTTGTTTGGCGTTAGTGAAAAGGCTAGGGATTGGTTTTTGAAACGAGGAAACTGTCTTAAGGTTAT
Protein-coding regions in this window:
- a CDS encoding P-II family nitrogen regulator, whose product is MKMIIAIIQPHKLEEVKAELTKNEIYRLTVSDVQGYGQQKGKTEVFRGHEYTVNLLRKVRLEIAVNDEFVKPTVDAILKAAKSGDGKIGDGKIFISPLEEVIRIRTGEKGKSAI
- a CDS encoding GH36-type glycosyl hydrolase domain-containing protein, which gives rise to MDSFFSKLNKLTHMMQNIQNSSGLKFKFLYNGNVHSIRFNELLVNLYLGNEMEQAVSNLYLRIHSENSLIVFPLLGPKSNSEFQISEFIFIAQGNFQKIDYQVHLELHPNQPTWRYKVDLTNKNNHPVSCDLVYVQDIGICDYAASRLNEYFVCHYIHHEPILSNDYGYGVLSRQNELMSGKNPACFLFSSEPIRNFATDGLDLYPNGILNQLTNKRRQGEHSIIGLEREPFTLEPDEQQNTCFYGSLFSHLETISSFQNKEIFIKKMITGWNDNLKTVSSFQKPIPSLFTNAKQIQGDSLNEMELKSFFPDPWREVEKRESSSILSFFTDESTHVVLKEKESLCLRPHGQILRTGLPMVPDESSLTVTCYMKGIFLSQLTEGHSSINQYISRNHSYLGLFQSYGFRIFLEDHSDFFLLDSPSVFAMKPNHLEWIYKWNAEEIRVQVETTFDHKIKFKLKTNTKTSKKFLFSFHIALDGDNGALELPPKVIQNKNELRIEPNPKSNLYQRLDGKGFKIISEELNTWEIADDRFLYLDGKSKGQSYLTAKVSINDSFQFTIQGNLNESQQESLAIKNQKLTFFPSFKEEKLDNKSMQSIKQIQEILPWFEQNALIHYLNPRGLEQYSGGGWGTRDVCQGAFEFLLATGDFDSCRNILLNIFQEQNEDGDWPQWFMLYPRDKAIRAADSHGDIVYWPILSLTSYLERTQDINFLKETTSGPQRQKPITILAAVNQAVTLINSRLVLGTKLPIYGNGDWNDSLQPVSEEFRTKVVSTWTAELQSLTYQALIKIYQLTGDRKNIELYQAELETINQNIKEHCMDDSVLSGLRYFGEGNSREFYLHPKDNKTGVRYSVLPMIYGILSEILDNKEVETHLSLIKEWLMGPDGVRLFDVPISYSDGETKEFKRAETASYFGREIGLMYTHAHLRYCEALAHLGKSEELLYYLNLVNPIGIKNKIPSANRRQSNCYYSSSDGLFLDRYEAGKDYKKLISGKIPLEGGWRVYSSGPGIYIKLVYECLLGIKVFSNAIELDPVLPKDLSGLTWNLTLMGKNICITYIVESENAIIDSVEFNEQSIPFVRLINRYRKAGLRFNFSDILPYLKETENLVTVISR
- a CDS encoding ammonium transporter; amino-acid sequence: MKQYFKSIAFLLLVVPMFLFADEAATVANPAQETANAIQTLTVGLDTLWVLVAGMLVFFMNAGFALVESGFAQSKNTVNILAKNFIVFAAATFSYWAIGWGLMFGDGSPYMATEGLFFLGGADNSPAIGDAYQGVYSSMNWTGVPLLAKFFFQLVFAATAATIVSGAVAERIKFHSFLIFSFILVAVMYPFTGHWVWGGGWISALGFHDFAGSTVVHSVGGWAALAGAIVLGARKGKFLPDGRIKPILGHNMTSAALGTLILWLGWFGFNPGSTMGVGDGSVMAHVIVTTNISAALGALASTVTAWIILKKPDLGMILNGTLAGLVGITAPCAIVSPTSAAIIGAVSGILVVLSVLFFDKIKIDDPVGATSVHLVCGIWGTLAVAIFGYEGAPAGVEVPSILTQLYGILAIGGFTFVVSFVLWYVLKLAGGIRVSEEEELSGLDLGEHGAEAYPDFNIRARG